The following proteins come from a genomic window of Posidoniimonas polymericola:
- the ettA gene encoding energy-dependent translational throttle protein EttA has protein sequence MPPNQKYIYQIAGLTKKHGQREILKEIDLAFYPGAKIGVLGRNGAGKSTLLRIMAGLDKEYEGKAELADGFTVGMLEQEPRLNPDKDVRGNVEEAVAHKREVLAEYEKIGELYAEPDADYEKLGARQAQLDDEINAGNLWELDRQIEIAMDAINTPPADSEITKLSGGEKRRVALCKILLEQPDLLLLDEPTNHLDAESILWLEHHLAQYSGTIVAITHDRYFLDNVAQWILEIEYGRCIPFEGNYSAWLEKKAKLLETQEKQKSARQKTLTKELEWIRTNPKGRQTKNKARIKNYEEMAAKEYEERLDELEIQIPPGPRLGDQVVDAVNLTKCFGDRVLFENVNFRLPPGGIVGIIGPNGAGKTTLLKMLMGQEKPTSGELTFGPTVELGYVDQSRDTLDPEATVWEEISGGMDLIEMGKRQVNSRAYVSRFNFQKSDQQKKVGVLSGGERNRVQLAKLLRGGSNVLMLDEPTNDLDVDTLRSLEEAVATFVGCAIVVSHDRWFLDRLATHILAFEGDGYVHWCEGNFYAYEQQKAERLGIDPDEPKRFKYKKLQH, from the coding sequence ATGCCGCCCAATCAGAAGTACATCTACCAGATCGCCGGCCTGACCAAGAAGCACGGCCAGCGCGAGATCCTCAAAGAGATTGACCTCGCCTTCTACCCCGGCGCCAAGATCGGCGTGCTGGGCCGCAACGGCGCGGGCAAGTCGACCCTGCTGCGCATCATGGCGGGCCTGGACAAGGAGTACGAGGGCAAGGCCGAGCTGGCCGACGGGTTCACGGTCGGCATGCTGGAGCAGGAGCCGCGCCTCAACCCCGACAAGGATGTCCGGGGCAACGTCGAGGAGGCGGTTGCGCACAAGCGCGAGGTGCTGGCCGAGTACGAGAAGATCGGTGAGCTGTACGCCGAGCCCGACGCCGACTACGAGAAGCTGGGCGCCCGGCAGGCGCAGCTCGACGACGAGATCAACGCCGGCAACCTGTGGGAACTCGACCGGCAGATCGAGATCGCGATGGACGCGATCAACACCCCGCCCGCCGATTCCGAGATCACCAAGCTGTCCGGCGGCGAGAAGCGCCGCGTGGCGCTCTGCAAGATCCTGCTCGAGCAGCCCGACCTGCTGCTGCTCGACGAGCCGACCAACCACCTGGACGCCGAGAGCATCCTGTGGTTGGAGCACCACCTGGCCCAGTACTCGGGCACGATCGTGGCGATCACCCACGACCGGTACTTCCTGGACAACGTGGCGCAGTGGATCCTGGAAATCGAGTACGGCCGCTGCATCCCGTTCGAGGGGAACTACTCGGCCTGGCTCGAGAAGAAGGCCAAGCTGCTCGAGACCCAGGAGAAGCAGAAGTCGGCCCGGCAGAAGACGCTCACCAAGGAGCTGGAGTGGATCCGCACCAACCCCAAGGGGCGGCAGACCAAGAACAAGGCCCGCATCAAGAACTACGAAGAGATGGCGGCCAAGGAGTACGAGGAGCGGCTGGATGAACTGGAGATCCAGATCCCGCCCGGCCCGCGGCTAGGCGACCAGGTCGTGGACGCGGTGAACCTGACCAAGTGCTTCGGCGACCGCGTCCTCTTCGAGAACGTGAACTTCCGCCTGCCGCCGGGCGGCATCGTGGGGATCATCGGCCCGAACGGCGCCGGCAAGACCACGCTCTTGAAGATGCTGATGGGCCAGGAGAAGCCGACCTCCGGCGAGCTGACCTTCGGCCCCACGGTCGAGCTCGGCTACGTCGACCAGTCGCGCGACACGCTGGACCCCGAAGCCACCGTCTGGGAGGAGATCTCCGGCGGCATGGACCTGATCGAGATGGGCAAGCGGCAGGTCAACAGCCGGGCGTACGTCTCGCGGTTCAACTTCCAGAAGTCGGACCAGCAGAAGAAGGTCGGCGTGCTGTCGGGCGGCGAGCGCAACCGCGTGCAGTTGGCCAAGCTGCTGCGCGGCGGCTCGAACGTGCTGATGCTCGACGAACCGACCAACGACCTCGACGTCGACACGCTGCGTTCGCTCGAGGAGGCGGTGGCCACGTTCGTCGGCTGCGCGATCGTCGTGAGCCACGACCGCTGGTTCCTCGACCGGCTGGCGACCCACATCCTCGCCTTCGAGGGGGACGGCTACGTCCACTGGTGCGAGGGCAACTTCTACGCCTACGAGCAGCAGAAGGCCGAACGCCTGGGCATCGACCCGGACGAGCCGAAGCGGTTCAAGTACAAGAAGCTGCAGCACTAG
- a CDS encoding PrsW family glutamic-type intramembrane protease encodes MSWTTKLARRSHDPVFLWRVAIGIVAAGLLLSFAAPLLAGLAGQDPLQRCLVESVHNPNHPWRPLERLQLAPNADFYQVLDAAALIARRLDPEGDLPPLGLFDNAAQRWDREAAEIATVMTNSVVGHGSRLSLYRQANRRPPTRYANYALAHCLADDPAAATQRIDLLRAEADQFDSQSARERLVSALAVADRWDELTALADNPDYRPLIPPYALAEQAAERDDWLAVLRQMPALMFQQYAPGPAVLALLTGACWLSFLLHIGRFYQGRVSLWLCLAGVALGVVSVGLTLFFILVQEAGWGLEESNELIPGLKYFILGVGLREELAKLLLLLPLIPWLVSRRSELQALIVSACVGLGFAVEENVGYFGNSLGASSLGRLTMANFLHMSLTGLVGLAVCRACWHPKTLGPEAFAVFGVAVLGHGLYDAFIVLPALNDQWGLVTLLIYIGVVYQFFREFRAANHSESYRLSVSFTFTVGVALVTSATYVYLSSQLGHNAALKLLSAELLSSAILIYLFLREAPDSLIDV; translated from the coding sequence ATGTCCTGGACAACTAAGCTCGCCCGCCGCTCGCACGACCCCGTGTTCCTCTGGCGGGTGGCGATCGGCATCGTCGCGGCAGGCCTGCTGCTGAGCTTCGCGGCGCCGCTGCTAGCCGGCCTGGCGGGGCAGGACCCGCTGCAGCGGTGCCTGGTGGAGTCGGTCCACAACCCCAACCATCCCTGGCGGCCATTGGAGCGGCTGCAGCTGGCGCCCAACGCCGACTTCTACCAGGTGCTCGACGCCGCGGCGCTGATCGCCCGGAGGCTCGATCCCGAGGGGGACCTCCCGCCGCTCGGCCTGTTCGACAACGCCGCCCAGCGGTGGGACCGGGAGGCGGCCGAGATCGCCACGGTGATGACCAACAGCGTCGTGGGGCACGGTTCGCGGCTCTCGCTCTACCGTCAGGCGAATCGCCGCCCGCCGACCCGCTACGCCAACTACGCACTGGCCCACTGCCTGGCAGACGACCCGGCCGCCGCCACGCAGCGGATCGACCTGCTCCGCGCCGAGGCCGACCAGTTCGACTCCCAATCCGCCCGCGAGCGGCTGGTCTCGGCCCTCGCAGTTGCCGACCGCTGGGACGAGCTGACCGCCCTGGCCGACAACCCCGACTACCGACCCCTGATCCCGCCCTACGCGCTCGCCGAGCAGGCCGCCGAGCGTGACGACTGGCTCGCCGTGTTGCGGCAGATGCCGGCGTTGATGTTCCAGCAGTACGCGCCCGGGCCCGCGGTGCTGGCGCTGCTGACCGGCGCCTGCTGGCTGTCGTTTCTGCTGCACATCGGGCGATTCTATCAAGGGAGGGTCTCGCTGTGGCTCTGCCTGGCCGGCGTGGCATTGGGCGTGGTGAGCGTTGGGCTCACGTTGTTCTTCATCTTGGTGCAAGAAGCCGGTTGGGGGCTCGAGGAAAGCAACGAACTAATCCCCGGACTCAAGTACTTCATCCTCGGAGTCGGCCTCCGCGAGGAGCTCGCCAAGCTGCTGCTCCTCTTGCCGCTGATCCCCTGGCTGGTATCGCGGCGGTCGGAGCTGCAGGCGCTGATTGTCAGTGCTTGTGTTGGGCTTGGGTTCGCGGTCGAGGAGAACGTTGGCTACTTCGGCAACAGCCTCGGAGCCAGCAGCCTTGGCCGACTCACAATGGCCAACTTCCTGCATATGTCGCTTACCGGGCTGGTCGGCCTGGCGGTCTGCCGGGCGTGCTGGCATCCCAAGACGCTTGGACCCGAGGCGTTCGCGGTATTTGGTGTCGCGGTGCTGGGCCACGGCCTGTACGACGCTTTCATTGTTCTCCCAGCGTTGAACGATCAGTGGGGACTGGTGACCTTGCTGATCTACATCGGCGTCGTCTACCAGTTCTTCCGCGAGTTCCGCGCCGCCAACCACAGCGAGAGCTACCGGTTGAGCGTCTCGTTCACGTTCACCGTCGGCGTCGCGCTCGTAACCTCGGCGACCTACGTGTACCTCTCCAGCCAGCTCGGCCACAACGCCGCCCTCAAACTGCTGTCGGCCGAGCTGCTGAGCAGCGCGATCCTGATCTACCTGTTCCTGCGTGAGGCTCCGGATTCGTTGATTGATGTGTAA
- a CDS encoding alpha/beta hydrolase yields the protein MAMRLPTRKFWLGLVRRLALYYLLILLAMTFIERWLVYPAPSADEGDWAPPHLEFEEATFTSADGTPLHGWFFKHEKARRSVLYLHGNGVHVADIGDRMPVISRHLQADVLVFDYRGYGKSGGKPIEPGVIEDGLAASAWLAERTGAPASRQVLIGRSIGAGVAVAMAERQGAGCVVAQCAFARLTDPAAKMFPWLPVRLLMRNQFPSVERIQNYHGPYFGCHGTDDTLVPFEQGEQLFRAAPTEQKEFLAYEGMGHNEPLPREYWQRLAAFLEEVGA from the coding sequence ATGGCGATGCGACTCCCTACCCGCAAGTTCTGGCTCGGCCTCGTGCGGCGGCTGGCCTTGTACTACCTGCTGATCCTGCTTGCTATGACCTTCATCGAACGCTGGCTTGTTTACCCCGCCCCGAGCGCCGACGAGGGGGATTGGGCGCCGCCGCACCTGGAGTTCGAGGAGGCCACTTTCACGTCGGCCGATGGCACGCCGCTGCACGGGTGGTTCTTCAAGCACGAGAAGGCCCGGCGGTCGGTGCTGTACCTGCACGGCAACGGCGTGCACGTGGCGGACATCGGCGACCGGATGCCGGTGATCTCCCGCCACCTGCAGGCCGACGTGCTGGTGTTCGACTACCGCGGCTACGGCAAGAGCGGCGGGAAGCCGATCGAGCCGGGCGTGATCGAGGACGGCCTGGCGGCGTCGGCTTGGCTGGCGGAGCGGACCGGGGCGCCCGCTAGTCGGCAGGTGCTGATCGGCCGCTCGATTGGCGCCGGCGTGGCCGTGGCGATGGCCGAGCGGCAGGGCGCCGGCTGTGTTGTGGCGCAGTGTGCGTTCGCGCGGCTGACCGACCCGGCGGCCAAGATGTTTCCGTGGCTGCCGGTGCGGCTCTTGATGCGGAACCAGTTTCCATCTGTCGAGCGGATCCAGAACTATCACGGTCCGTACTTTGGCTGCCACGGCACGGACGACACGCTGGTGCCGTTCGAGCAGGGGGAGCAGCTGTTCCGCGCGGCCCCGACCGAGCAGAAGGAGTTTCTGGCCTACGAGGGGATGGGCCACAACGAGCCGCTGCCGCGGGAGTACTGGCAGCGGCTGGCGGCGTTTCTGGAAGAGGTGGGGGCTTAG
- a CDS encoding elongation factor P, with protein sequence MLAKDIKNGTIVVYNEAPCLIEGIQVQSPSARGGATLYKFRARNVVTKNKVDITLKGTESLDDADFKKREVSVMYQDVEALHLMDTETYEQYALPLDDCANELQYMKEGQDGLLALIYNDECVGINIPATVELTIAQCDPGVKGNSATGRTKPLSLETGLQIQGPEYLKQGEVVKVDTRTGEFLGRA encoded by the coding sequence ATGCTGGCCAAAGACATCAAGAACGGCACGATTGTCGTCTACAACGAAGCCCCCTGCCTGATCGAGGGCATCCAGGTGCAGTCCCCCTCCGCGCGGGGCGGCGCCACGCTGTACAAGTTCCGCGCCCGGAACGTCGTGACCAAGAACAAGGTCGACATCACCCTCAAGGGGACCGAGAGCCTCGACGACGCCGACTTCAAGAAGCGCGAGGTCAGCGTCATGTACCAGGACGTCGAGGCCCTGCACCTGATGGACACCGAGACCTACGAGCAGTACGCGCTCCCCCTGGACGACTGCGCCAACGAGCTGCAGTACATGAAGGAGGGGCAGGACGGGCTCTTGGCCCTGATCTACAACGACGAGTGCGTCGGCATCAACATCCCGGCCACGGTCGAGCTGACCATCGCGCAGTGCGACCCCGGCGTAAAGGGCAACTCCGCCACCGGCCGCACCAAGCCCTTGAGCTTAGAAACGGGGCTGCAGATCCAGGGCCCCGAGTACCTCAAGCAGGGGGAAGTGGTGAAGGTGGACACCCGGACCGGGGAGTTTCTCGGTAGGGCTTAG
- a CDS encoding DUF456 domain-containing protein translates to MPVWQYYLWSLLLLTVSGLGWFTNFFGLPGNWIVLGGAALFAYSVTGPEGLGVGLQGLIILAVLAGLGELVEFAAGAMGAAKQGASKRSVALAVVGAMVGGLAGVIVGVPVPLIGSMVAALFGSAIGAFVGAYLGEKWARGPAAPSLAVGQGAFWGRLWGTAGKLIAGAAMLVVLVVDLYFA, encoded by the coding sequence ATGCCCGTCTGGCAATACTACCTCTGGTCGCTGCTGCTGCTGACCGTTTCTGGCCTCGGCTGGTTCACCAATTTCTTCGGTTTGCCGGGGAACTGGATTGTGCTGGGGGGCGCCGCGTTGTTCGCCTACAGCGTGACCGGCCCCGAGGGGCTCGGCGTCGGCCTGCAGGGGCTGATAATCCTGGCCGTGCTGGCTGGGTTGGGCGAGCTTGTCGAGTTTGCCGCCGGCGCGATGGGCGCGGCTAAGCAGGGCGCCAGCAAACGCTCAGTGGCGTTGGCCGTCGTCGGCGCAATGGTGGGCGGCCTCGCCGGGGTCATTGTCGGTGTGCCGGTGCCGCTGATTGGCAGCATGGTCGCCGCGCTGTTCGGCAGCGCGATCGGCGCGTTCGTGGGGGCCTACCTCGGCGAGAAATGGGCCCGCGGGCCTGCCGCTCCCAGCCTGGCGGTCGGGCAGGGCGCCTTCTGGGGCCGCCTGTGGGGCACGGCCGGCAAGCTGATCGCCGGCGCCGCCATGCTGGTGGTGCTGGTGGTCGATCTGTATTTCGCCTAG
- the ruvB gene encoding Holliday junction branch migration DNA helicase RuvB — MPRERILSSEDQSKPTPPPPPSTVLESREEDPALRPKHMKEMIGQRAVYERIRVAVDAAMMRGEPLGHILLDGPPGLGKTTFATCIPRDLGVELQIASGAALAAPKDLLPYLTNAQEGSVLFIDEIHRLPKAVEEFMYPAMEDFRIDITLGEGVNARTVNMNLRPFTMIGATTRTGLLSAPLRDRFQIREHLEFYSEEELTTIVLRNAVILKCPIEEAAARKIAGCSRGTPRVVNNRLRWVRDYATSRADGEVTLEVADRALAMSRVDSLGLDQQDRNYLETILRVFNGGPAGVEAIAHTLNAAPDTLTDEVEPFLLREGLVVRTSRGRKLTNRGYEHLGQTPPEEPVGRSNDELPLFE, encoded by the coding sequence ATGCCACGCGAACGGATTCTCTCGAGCGAAGACCAATCGAAGCCGACCCCGCCCCCGCCGCCAAGCACGGTGTTGGAGTCGCGTGAGGAGGACCCTGCGCTCCGCCCGAAGCACATGAAGGAGATGATCGGGCAGCGGGCCGTGTACGAGCGGATCCGCGTGGCGGTTGACGCGGCGATGATGCGGGGCGAGCCGCTGGGCCACATCCTGCTGGACGGCCCGCCCGGCCTGGGCAAGACCACCTTCGCGACCTGCATCCCGCGGGACCTGGGCGTGGAGCTGCAGATTGCTAGCGGCGCGGCGCTGGCGGCGCCGAAGGACCTGCTGCCCTACCTGACCAACGCGCAGGAGGGGAGCGTGCTGTTCATCGACGAGATCCACCGCCTGCCGAAGGCGGTCGAGGAGTTCATGTACCCGGCGATGGAGGACTTCCGCATCGACATCACGCTTGGCGAGGGGGTCAACGCGCGGACGGTCAACATGAACCTGCGGCCGTTCACGATGATCGGCGCCACCACCCGCACCGGCCTGCTGTCGGCGCCGCTGCGGGACCGGTTCCAGATCCGCGAACACCTGGAGTTCTACAGCGAAGAAGAGCTGACCACGATCGTGCTCCGCAACGCGGTGATCCTCAAGTGCCCGATCGAAGAGGCCGCCGCCCGCAAGATCGCCGGCTGCAGCCGCGGCACGCCCCGCGTGGTGAACAACCGCCTGCGGTGGGTCCGCGACTACGCCACCAGCCGCGCCGACGGCGAGGTGACGCTCGAGGTGGCGGACAGGGCGCTGGCCATGTCGCGGGTCGACTCGCTGGGGCTCGACCAGCAGGACCGCAACTACCTGGAGACCATCCTGCGGGTCTTCAACGGCGGCCCGGCCGGCGTCGAGGCGATCGCCCACACCCTCAACGCCGCGCCCGACACGCTGACCGACGAGGTTGAGCCGTTCCTGCTGCGAGAGGGCCTGGTGGTCCGCACGTCGCGCGGCCGCAAGCTGACCAACCGCGGTTACGAGCACCTCGGTCAGACCCCACCGGAAGAGCCCGTCGGCCGCAGCAACGACGAGCTGCCGTTGTTTGAGTAG
- a CDS encoding BlaI/MecI/CopY family transcriptional regulator has protein sequence MSRPRSPHPTDGELEILRVLWEHGPAPLGVVCDALRAEREVATTTVATMLKVMLDKQLVKRTSAGRGYQWSAAVSHESTADSLLGKLVDGLFDGSAERLVAHLVESKQLKPSELAELKQLIGGKRTTSKKGR, from the coding sequence ATGTCGCGTCCCCGCTCGCCCCACCCGACCGATGGCGAACTCGAGATCCTCCGCGTGCTCTGGGAGCACGGCCCGGCGCCGCTCGGCGTGGTGTGCGACGCGCTCCGGGCGGAGCGTGAGGTCGCCACCACCACGGTGGCGACGATGCTCAAGGTGATGCTCGACAAGCAGCTCGTGAAACGGACCTCGGCCGGGCGGGGCTACCAGTGGTCGGCCGCCGTGTCGCACGAGTCGACCGCCGACTCGCTGCTCGGCAAGCTGGTCGACGGCCTGTTCGACGGCTCGGCCGAGCGGCTGGTCGCCCATTTGGTCGAGAGCAAGCAGCTCAAGCCGTCAGAGCTCGCCGAGCTGAAACAGCTGATCGGCGGAAAACGGACCACCAGCAAGAAGGGGAGGTAG
- a CDS encoding M56 family metallopeptidase: MNSGALWLIAGWTMLHFLWVGSTIALITLVARFTLRTAAPLARYTVTLMGFGALAIAPALIAGYLWQQEPIAIPGSPLAGAPAATFEFAALATEASESTIDLAETPLAFDPQAAEFQPSTATTAAEPATLPATAAEPTALNNVALDEKLVAVFDQAAEWLPLLWLIGAPLTFLLLATGLIGVERLRKDCQPVTSGPLHEALVAAAERLRIRGRAALALSERVAQPMLIGVLRPVVLLPAIAASGYSPEQLEMVLLHELAHVRRRDNLVNLLQRAIESLLFFHPAVWLVSRQLRADREQCCDALVVRLTDDPQSYAELLVAVAEQTSSGPLPLAASAMASHPLARRVRRILQLEDEPMLVSKKFLLAVVAVGLGLTGACGYSFSQGPEAVSEAANEPEASPDETQSAEPQEVEAETPDEEPAPGNPHSLSLEDQRVADLAFKMFDIEVASLDDAQAPAVKEKGFGGGLVVTKGTFGNRGGGRGGVPPVFAPSDILVGLHVWPIEGWDQLAEVLRRDDLGEFNPLKVYVLRWSPVTPSNDGFGRGGGNGGEMGGGYGGEFGGGGYGEMGGQAHEPEMTYKLVTGRITFKADAWEAEQERLGKTVKYKLPPTPAKKPGPPSLPPPGFGPPPAATAPSTDETYFKAPPLVLPGDRVERSAAQLPEPGSTPPPLAKLTYNGRSFEEWNTQWRTELSTKERTTAIQALTAFGRAGYEIEAANAILDVAAVYDFSERRLGSIQGAIADALLSTSQPPSPNAAPLEAWFPLLMDRYETDPERYASLVQEMVQRISRSLTPVEVDKSTYETICGLLDDPHTEVATAALKTLVSKDERLADPRVRDTWISALQSDDLKVRRGALMLLHLPGNMGRTWTPLTNENVDEQWLRLLYQNLLHEDFSVRRLSRLLLGGASDHAKLQTADFLKQVLESPTESELHCDLYPASGAAEIAAAKLAAARGIAVLGPAAGASKPPLEGLLESDDIKLAWAAAVAMDTIDNSRIDGSTFESYRRTIGAEGQLSPENGADERSWLQNNAGRVGSYLRGRIEEEANRINHRYSDAHKAIWVSWQESLIGQKHSEQQ; encoded by the coding sequence ATGAATAGCGGCGCCCTGTGGCTGATTGCCGGCTGGACCATGCTCCACTTCCTGTGGGTCGGGTCCACGATCGCGTTGATAACCCTCGTCGCTCGGTTCACGCTCCGAACCGCCGCGCCGCTGGCGCGGTACACCGTCACGCTGATGGGATTCGGCGCCCTCGCCATAGCGCCGGCCTTAATCGCCGGCTACTTGTGGCAGCAAGAGCCGATCGCAATTCCCGGCTCGCCGCTCGCTGGCGCTCCCGCCGCCACGTTCGAGTTCGCTGCGTTAGCAACCGAAGCAAGCGAATCGACGATCGATCTGGCAGAAACGCCGCTCGCGTTCGATCCGCAAGCCGCGGAGTTTCAACCGTCAACGGCTACTACCGCGGCCGAGCCAGCGACACTGCCAGCGACCGCGGCGGAGCCGACGGCGCTAAATAACGTGGCACTGGATGAAAAACTGGTAGCGGTGTTCGATCAAGCGGCCGAGTGGCTGCCGCTGCTGTGGCTGATCGGGGCCCCGCTCACTTTCCTGCTGCTGGCGACCGGCCTGATCGGGGTCGAGCGGCTGCGGAAGGACTGCCAGCCGGTGACGAGTGGCCCGCTGCACGAGGCCCTGGTCGCCGCGGCCGAGCGGCTTCGGATTCGCGGCCGGGCGGCGCTCGCGCTCAGCGAGCGGGTCGCCCAGCCGATGCTGATCGGCGTGCTGCGGCCGGTCGTGCTGCTGCCGGCCATCGCGGCGAGCGGCTACTCGCCCGAGCAGCTCGAGATGGTGCTGCTGCACGAGCTGGCCCACGTCCGCCGCCGCGACAACCTGGTGAACCTGCTGCAGCGGGCCATCGAGTCGCTGCTGTTCTTCCACCCGGCGGTCTGGCTGGTGAGCCGCCAGCTCCGCGCCGACCGCGAGCAGTGCTGCGACGCCCTGGTGGTCCGGCTGACCGACGACCCGCAGTCGTACGCCGAGCTGCTAGTCGCCGTGGCCGAGCAAACTTCCAGCGGCCCGCTCCCGCTGGCGGCTAGCGCAATGGCTTCTCACCCCCTCGCGCGGCGGGTCCGCCGCATCCTGCAACTCGAGGACGAACCGATGCTCGTTTCCAAGAAGTTTTTGCTGGCGGTCGTGGCCGTCGGCCTCGGCCTGACCGGCGCGTGTGGGTACTCGTTTTCACAGGGGCCCGAGGCGGTCTCTGAGGCAGCCAACGAGCCGGAAGCCTCGCCCGATGAAACGCAATCGGCCGAGCCGCAGGAAGTCGAAGCCGAGACTCCTGATGAGGAGCCGGCTCCTGGCAACCCGCACTCCTTGTCGCTGGAGGATCAGCGGGTGGCGGATTTGGCGTTCAAGATGTTTGACATTGAAGTCGCTTCGCTCGACGACGCTCAGGCGCCCGCCGTGAAGGAGAAGGGGTTTGGCGGCGGGCTGGTCGTTACCAAGGGAACCTTCGGAAACCGAGGCGGAGGGCGCGGAGGTGTGCCCCCCGTGTTTGCCCCCAGCGACATTCTCGTCGGGCTGCATGTATGGCCAATCGAGGGCTGGGATCAACTGGCCGAAGTGCTGCGTCGCGACGACCTCGGCGAGTTTAATCCACTAAAGGTTTACGTGCTGCGGTGGTCACCAGTTACGCCGTCCAACGACGGATTTGGCAGAGGTGGTGGAAACGGCGGAGAAATGGGTGGCGGCTACGGCGGAGAATTTGGCGGCGGCGGATACGGCGAAATGGGCGGACAGGCGCACGAGCCCGAGATGACCTACAAGCTGGTCACCGGCCGGATCACGTTCAAGGCGGACGCGTGGGAGGCAGAGCAGGAGCGGCTGGGGAAGACCGTCAAATACAAGCTGCCTCCCACGCCGGCCAAGAAGCCTGGCCCACCCTCATTGCCACCGCCCGGCTTCGGCCCTCCGCCAGCCGCGACGGCGCCGTCAACCGACGAAACGTACTTCAAGGCGCCACCGCTGGTGCTGCCCGGTGATAGGGTGGAACGTTCGGCGGCACAACTCCCCGAGCCAGGGAGCACTCCCCCGCCACTCGCCAAGCTGACCTACAACGGCCGCTCGTTCGAGGAGTGGAACACGCAGTGGCGGACGGAGCTGAGCACCAAGGAACGAACCACAGCTATCCAAGCCTTAACGGCGTTTGGTCGGGCCGGGTACGAGATCGAAGCGGCGAACGCGATCCTGGATGTCGCGGCGGTCTACGACTTCTCAGAACGGCGACTGGGTAGCATCCAAGGTGCGATTGCCGACGCGTTGCTCTCAACATCCCAACCGCCAAGCCCCAACGCGGCGCCGCTCGAAGCCTGGTTCCCCCTGTTGATGGATCGCTACGAGACGGATCCAGAGCGGTACGCGTCCCTGGTGCAGGAGATGGTTCAGCGGATCTCGCGGTCGCTGACGCCCGTCGAGGTAGACAAGAGCACCTACGAGACAATATGCGGGCTGCTCGACGACCCTCACACCGAAGTCGCCACTGCCGCACTCAAGACGCTGGTGAGCAAGGATGAACGACTCGCCGACCCCAGGGTGCGGGACACGTGGATCAGCGCCCTGCAGAGCGACGATTTGAAAGTGCGAAGGGGAGCCCTCATGCTGCTCCACCTGCCAGGGAACATGGGCCGAACGTGGACACCGCTCACCAATGAGAACGTCGACGAGCAGTGGCTGCGGCTGCTGTATCAAAACTTGCTGCACGAGGACTTCAGTGTCCGCCGCCTGAGCCGCTTGCTGCTAGGCGGTGCTTCCGATCACGCGAAACTCCAAACCGCGGATTTCCTCAAGCAGGTGCTAGAATCGCCGACAGAGTCAGAGTTGCACTGCGATCTCTACCCAGCCTCGGGAGCCGCTGAGATCGCAGCCGCCAAGCTTGCTGCGGCGCGGGGGATCGCAGTGCTTGGACCAGCGGCAGGCGCGTCGAAGCCCCCGCTTGAGGGCCTGCTAGAGTCCGACGACATCAAACTCGCCTGGGCCGCCGCGGTCGCGATGGACACGATCGACAATAGTCGTATTGATGGCTCTACATTTGAGTCCTACCGACGCACTATAGGCGCGGAGGGGCAACTGAGCCCCGAAAACGGCGCCGACGAACGTAGCTGGCTTCAAAACAACGCTGGGAGAGTGGGCAGTTATCTGAGAGGGCGTATCGAAGAAGAGGCTAACCGCATTAACCATCGATACAGTGACGCCCACAAGGCGATTTGGGTGAGCTGGCAAGAATCACTGATTGGGCAGAAACACTCTGAGCAGCAGTGA